DNA sequence from the Excalfactoria chinensis isolate bCotChi1 unplaced genomic scaffold, bCotChi1.hap2 Scaffold_324, whole genome shotgun sequence genome:
AGGTGCCAAAATGCCAGCCCAGCTGGGCAGGTGGGTGCAGCAGGGCCCAGAATGCGGGGAGGGgaagccctgtgctgtgtgttaGTGCTGTGGCACTAAGCAGCTCTTGCTAAAGGGCCCCCCCTGGACTCACAtctctgctgggcagaggaACCCATGGCAGCCGTCTGCTAAAGGGATCCCAGGAGACCGTGTGTGTCCCCACGCTGGGCCCTTATAACCACCATCTGATCTCTCCCTTAGGCAATGTGTTGCCcaagagagaggaaggaggacTCCCGTCCTGCCTCTAGCGGTCCTTTCCGGTGAGTGTTCCCCAGCCaaagccatcccagcacagacGGGGAGCGGGACTGTCCCACACGGCGTGTCCCCGCTGGGTTGGGAGGAGGGAaatgggctgcagggctcagagcagcctggCAAGCTAATGGTCTCTCCTGACCGATGTCCCCCACAGCTGGAGCCTTCCTTTGGATACTGTATGCGTGGAGCAATAACGCCCTGCAGGTCAGTGCTACGCTGTGCGGCAGAGACCAAAGCTCTGCCCTTCTGCCTCCGTGGGGACAGTTTGGCCATGGGCTCATCGCTGCTGAGACGGAgccaggctgggggctgccttggCAGCAGGGCGGGCTTTGGGGTGGCAGCATCTTCCCAGcgcccagcacagagctcggGCTGAAGGCAACAGCGCATGGGAAGAAGGAGCCTTTGGGCCATCTGTGGCACTGGGGGGTCTGGAAGGGATGGGAAAGTaaggggagaagcagcagatgctCTGCAGCAATGGAGGGCTGAAGAGCCCAACATTGGGCCGCGGTCCTCTGCaaagtgctgggaagcagcaggaaattCTGCCATCGTTTCCCTGGGAAGCTCCTTTGGAAGCTCTGGCCGTGCTCCTTCCATGGCTTCCTCCCATCCAATGCCTTTCTCTTCCAGGTGGTGTCTGCAGGACCTGGGCAGGAGCTCCTGTCTATGGGGTAAGGACACTTCCTTGCCACTCACCTGGCTCTGTAGCGTGGCCTcagctggctgtgtgctctATGCACGCCTTCGCCTCGTGCCCAGGGCTCCAGCCTTTCCCATCTGTACGGTGAAGGCAGCCCTTGGCAAAGCCAAGGAACGAAAGGGGCTGGGGGATAAGGAAGGGCACAACCCCCTGGAATCCTTCACCTTGTGGCACTGGAACATGGACCTGCGGGGTGGACATGGCTGAACAAGACTTGCtttgcctttgccttcaggAACCCACGGGTTCAGCTGTCGGCCAGGAAGGAGCTCATTGCTGAGTCACTCTCTGATGTCCTGGAAGAGAACGGGATCCACGGACTCAAGAGAGAGGTAATGGCACTGCTCCCTCCTGTTTCCTTTCAGCCTTTTACAGggacagctctgtgctctggcTGCCCGCCCCACACCTGGCTATGGGGCTCAGCCTCCCCAGCatcttggagctgctctgctcccctccctgagagctgctgctggtaaAGCTGGGATCAGggtgctctgtgcagagctctgcattcCCCCATGGCCGAGCCCCAAGTCAGGGgttctatgtgtctctatggctCCCTATGGAGTCTTCACAGGGTCCCCATGGGTCTTTATGGGGTATGTATGTattctctatgggtctctacgTGTCTCTGTGGGTCTCGATGTGTCTCCGTGGGTCTCGATGGctccctatggggtctgtatggaTCTCAATGTTCCCCTATGGGTTTCTGtaggtctctatgtgtctccatgggtccctatgtgtaTTCATAGGGCCCCtatgggtctttatggggtctctgGGTCTCTATGCGTTTCTATGGGGCTGAGCCAGGCACCTGCTGGGCTTGGCTTGGAGGCTGGACGTGGCCCCTTCCAAGAGACTTGTGTGTCAGGTTCTAAGCTGGAAGGGCCATTCTGCAGGCCAGCTgcaactgcagctctgcagggcctgGCTGGCTCAGGGCACGATCTGACTGCTTGTCCAGGCTGTTGTGCAGCGGACACAAGGCTGGCAACAAGGGGATCAGGCAGAGCCCAAAGTCCATCTTTGCTGTGTCTCTGGAGCGCAGTGGCTCATCAGGGCACACCTGGAAAGACACGCAGCCTTCCCTTAGCTCTTGGGTAGGACTCCCTGCTCACACCCACCTCCTGTctttgtgctcactgctgtctcTCCATTCCCTGTTTGTTGCCAGGAAATTCTGCAGCTGACACGGCAGGCGATGGAGACAGCCATGAAAAACAGCTACTGGATGCCCAACTGGGCTCTGAAATCCTTGGGTATGTAGACAAGCTTCGCTACCCTACCAATTGCTTTGATACcaatcagtgcttcaggccgggactcagcagttcccatacacacaGCGAGGGGGATTCTGCAGCCCAGAGCCCCACCAAGAGCTTTGGGCAATGAGCATTCAGTCCTTCAGCTCGTCTCTGGGCCGTCCCAGTGCACGTCTGTCCATCTTGATTTCAGGTGCCACTGTTGATGCGGAGAGGACAACCAAGAGTTACGGTGGGAAAGCCTGGatttctcccctcttttcctCCGTGAAGCCCCCCGAGACCCTCTTGCAGGTAAGGCAGGAGAAGTGGTGACTGTGGGCTCCCCTGCCTTGCTTCCCCCCATTCTTCCCACAGacacccatagagccccatagaggccccccctccttcccccaatccttccttcccccaatccttccttcccccccatcctccctgcatcctccctcccctccttcccccccatcCTTCCCCCATGCTCCCCCATCTCCTCACCCCagtcctttcttccttcccatccttcccccccagtcccccccctcctcccaccatcctccccccttccttcccccagtccttccccccttcctttttccccccatcctTTCCCCATTctccctccccatcctccccccagtcctttcccccctccatcctcaccccatTCTGGCTGCACATCACTTTCCTTTGGCCCAGCATTGCTGCTCAGCCCACACTCTTCCCATCACTGACACCAGCGTTGGGAGGGTGCTGGGCTGACAGATGCTGGGAGGGCTGCCCCGCCGGCTCTGTGcaagcagagaaaggcaactGAGCCCAGAGCTGTTGTCCAACCCTTTGCATCTTGCCCTCCCGTCCCTTGAGTAGCGTTCCATGACGGGCAGCCCCATAGCAGACAAGGTCTGTGCTCCTTGCCCACCATCCTTTGCCTGATGGACGCGTCTCTCTCCTTTCAGCCCGATgtttctgctggcagctgctgggctttccAAGGCTCTCGGGGCCACGCAGTCATCCAGCTGCCGGAGAACATCTGGCCCACGGCTGTCACCATGTGGCACGTCTCCAAGGCGGTCTCTCCCTCTGGGGATGTCAGCAGCGCCCCCCGAGACTTTGCCATCTTGGTaaggctctgcctgctgctgctaatGGAGGGTCCCGAGGAAACAGCTTTGCCACTGAGCCCCATAAGAGCCCATAGAACCCCTATAGagctcatagagccccataagagCCCATAGAACCCCTATAGagctcatagagccccataagaaCCCATAGAACCCCTATAGAGCTCATAGAGCCCCACAAGAGCCCATAGAAACCCTATAGagctcatagagccccataagagCCCATAGAAACCCTATAGagctcatagagccccataagagCCCATAGAAACCCTATAGagcccatagagccccataagagCCCATAGAACCCCTATAGagctcatagagccccataagagCCCATAGAAAACCTATAGagctcatagagccccataagagCCCATAGAAACCCTATAGagctcatagagccccataagagCCCATAGAACCCCTATAGagctcatagagccccataagagCCCATAGAAACCCTATAGagctcatagagccccataagagCCCATAGAAACCCTATAGagctcatagagccccataagagCCCATAGAACCCCTATAGagctcatagagccccataagagCCCATAGAACCCCTATA
Encoded proteins:
- the LOC140264814 gene encoding sperm-associated antigen 4 protein-like, which codes for MPAQLGRQCVAQERGRRTPVLPLAVLSAGAFLWILYAWSNNALQVSATLCGRDQSSALLPPWGQFGHGLIAAETEPGWGLPWQQGGLWGGSIFPAPSTELGLKATAHGKKEPLGHLWHWGVWKGWESKGRSSRCSAAMEGRAQPPGILHLVALEHGPAGWTWLNKTCFAFAFRNPRVQLSARKELIAESLSDVLEENGIHGLKREEILQLTRQAMETAMKNSYWMPNWALKSLGATVDAERTTKSYGGKAWISPLFSSVKPPETLLQPDVSAGSCWAFQGSRGHAVIQLPENIWPTAVTMWHVSKAVSPSGDVSSAPRDFAILGVDEDENETLLGSFIYDVDGEIAQTFHVQVWQVQGGRAGLPARHGKKELSCPPSALQHGRLPRDHC